In Endozoicomonas sp. GU-1, one DNA window encodes the following:
- a CDS encoding class I SAM-dependent methyltransferase — MTSPLSSHLTNQGQLIVRNQALFELEHLVMIGLPADDLATHLLNDGVGYITALTGDFSAYRRLLPVQARLEDRFSLSFAPILTMDFARPVDGVLLFLQKSKPLMDFWLAMVLSFLPEGVPIWLVGENDEGIKSWKKRLKNSFDYVKSVDNARHCVLLEASEPLQKPENFTLEPWFETFSVTAGPVNMDITSLPGVFSHGRLDKGTQVLLATLDKIPSGKVLDFGCGAGVISAYINTLPGEYDITLVDCDALALASSTKTMSATGRNSFTVLPSDGLSEVTGQFDLIISNPPFHQGVKTHYEVTEQFLAQSGQMLRPGGELRIVANSFLRYPPIIQKAFGHCETLLTRDGFSVYRAVNRY, encoded by the coding sequence ATGACATCCCCACTATCCTCACATTTAACCAATCAGGGCCAGTTAATTGTTCGTAACCAGGCGCTTTTCGAGCTTGAGCATCTGGTGATGATTGGCTTGCCAGCGGATGATCTGGCAACTCATTTGTTGAACGATGGGGTTGGCTATATCACGGCACTCACTGGTGATTTCAGTGCTTATCGGCGTCTGTTGCCTGTGCAGGCCCGGCTGGAAGACCGCTTCTCCCTGAGTTTTGCGCCGATCCTGACGATGGACTTTGCCCGGCCTGTTGATGGTGTTTTGCTGTTTCTCCAGAAAAGCAAACCATTAATGGACTTCTGGCTGGCGATGGTATTGAGCTTTTTGCCGGAAGGTGTCCCCATTTGGCTGGTGGGAGAGAACGATGAAGGGATCAAGTCCTGGAAAAAGCGGCTCAAGAACAGCTTTGACTATGTTAAAAGTGTCGATAATGCCCGTCACTGTGTATTGCTGGAAGCTTCAGAGCCGTTGCAAAAGCCGGAGAATTTTACCCTTGAACCGTGGTTTGAGACGTTTTCTGTCACTGCTGGTCCGGTCAATATGGACATTACCTCATTACCTGGAGTGTTCAGCCATGGTCGCCTTGATAAGGGAACCCAGGTTCTGTTGGCAACGCTGGATAAAATACCTTCAGGCAAGGTGCTGGATTTTGGTTGTGGCGCTGGGGTGATCTCCGCTTATATTAATACTCTGCCCGGTGAGTATGATATTACCCTGGTGGATTGTGATGCCTTGGCATTGGCCAGCAGTACCAAAACCATGAGCGCCACAGGGCGAAACTCTTTTACGGTACTGCCCAGCGATGGCCTGTCAGAAGTGACAGGGCAGTTTGATCTGATTATCTCCAACCCACCGTTTCACCAAGGCGTAAAAACCCACTATGAGGTGACAGAGCAGTTTCTTGCCCAGTCAGGTCAGATGCTTCGCCCGGGTGGCGAGCTTCGTATTGTTGCCAATAGTTTTCTGCGTTATCCGCCCATTATTCAGAAGGCTTTTGGCCACTGTGAGACATTGCTCACTCGGGATGGATTCTCGGTTTATCGGGCGGTGAACAGATACTGA
- the yciA gene encoding acyl-CoA thioester hydrolase YciA: MSEPQGDLVLRTLAMPADTNPNGDIFGGWIMSQMDIAGGLASKNRCNSRISTVAVESMSFIHPVKVGDVVCCYADIIRVGNTSMRIKLEVWVMSHPYKSEARHKVTEGFFTYVAIDDNGHPIPVDRR; this comes from the coding sequence ATGAGTGAACCACAGGGTGATCTGGTTCTGCGCACACTGGCAATGCCTGCCGACACCAACCCGAATGGTGATATTTTCGGGGGCTGGATCATGTCCCAGATGGACATTGCCGGTGGCCTGGCATCGAAAAACCGTTGCAACAGCCGGATTTCTACCGTTGCCGTTGAATCCATGAGCTTTATCCATCCGGTGAAGGTTGGTGACGTGGTTTGCTGTTATGCTGATATCATTCGCGTCGGTAACACCTCCATGCGTATTAAGCTTGAAGTGTGGGTAATGTCCCACCCGTATAAATCAGAAGCACGCCACAAGGTGACTGAAGGTTTTTTCACCTATGTCGCCATAGACGACAACGGACACCCTATTCCCGTAGACAGACGCTAA
- the udk gene encoding uridine kinase has protein sequence MKQKTILVGIAGASASGKSLLAETLVEELQSEHLCVISEDSYYKDQTHLSMEERVRTNYDHPESMDHDLMLEQMIKLKNGQEIEVPLYDYSQHNRRTDTRKVNPARVVIYEGILLFTNPEIREAFDLRFFMDTPLDMCLIRRMKRDILSRGRDVDSVIKQYLETVRPMYMQFIEPARQHADLIIPHGGKNRIAIDLIKTQIRNLID, from the coding sequence ATGAAACAGAAAACCATTCTCGTCGGCATTGCCGGCGCCTCCGCATCCGGCAAAAGCCTGCTGGCAGAAACACTGGTGGAAGAGCTCCAGTCAGAGCACCTGTGTGTTATTTCAGAAGATTCCTACTATAAAGACCAGACACATTTGAGCATGGAGGAGCGGGTTCGTACCAACTATGACCACCCGGAGTCCATGGATCATGACCTGATGCTGGAGCAGATGATCAAGCTGAAAAATGGTCAGGAAATCGAGGTCCCACTCTACGACTACAGTCAGCACAATCGCCGGACAGATACCCGCAAGGTCAACCCTGCCCGCGTGGTTATCTATGAAGGCATCCTCCTGTTCACCAACCCGGAAATCCGGGAAGCCTTTGACCTGCGCTTCTTTATGGATACGCCACTGGATATGTGCCTGATCCGTCGTATGAAGCGGGATATTCTCAGTCGGGGCCGGGATGTGGATTCCGTTATCAAGCAGTACCTGGAAACGGTTCGCCCCATGTATATGCAGTTTATTGAACCTGCACGCCAGCATGCTGACCTGATCATTCCCCATGGCGGAAAAAACAGAATTGCCATCGATCTGATCAAAACCCAGATCCGTAACCTGATTGATTAA
- the ltrA gene encoding group II intron reverse transcriptase/maturase, whose protein sequence is MTKRNIQQDVRDPTQRGNSTMSNLLGIRQAAAKDRRLQFTALFHHITPYLLKDCFFQLKRRSAAGVDGVTWQTYQRDLDNRLASLHERLHKGSYRPRAARRIMIPKADGGERPISVFCLEDKIVQQAVVKVLEGIYENDFRGFSYGYRPLKSQHDALDALTVGIKRNPVNWVLDLDIRKFFEQVEHEWLIMFLEHRVRDKRIIRLIRQWIQVGHYDGDGRRVRSVRGMPQGSVISPLLSNIYLHYVFDLWVDQWRKREASGRMIVVRFADDSVLGFQREHDAKVFLSELGKRLGQFGLSLHEDKTRLIRFGRFAKVDLKKREQGKPETFTFLGFTHICGISRSSGNFNIVRRTSKERMRATLSKIKDYLLKHRHDPVPEQLKWLRRVLQGHMNYFSVPGNGLRINAFRTAVQKIWYKALKRRSQRSRLNWKKFGAFINTVLPKVKVLHPWPEQRFDVKYSR, encoded by the coding sequence TTGACCAAGAGGAATATCCAACAGGATGTCCGTGACCCGACTCAGCGCGGGAATAGCACTATGTCCAATCTGTTGGGTATACGTCAGGCTGCGGCAAAGGATCGTCGTTTACAGTTCACGGCCTTGTTTCACCATATTACACCTTATCTGTTGAAAGACTGTTTCTTTCAATTGAAACGGAGGTCGGCAGCGGGGGTAGATGGTGTTACATGGCAAACCTATCAGCGGGATTTGGATAACCGGCTGGCATCCTTGCACGAACGATTACATAAAGGAAGCTATCGCCCCCGAGCGGCCAGAAGGATAATGATTCCGAAGGCTGACGGTGGTGAGCGTCCGATCAGTGTATTCTGTCTGGAAGATAAGATAGTCCAGCAGGCAGTAGTCAAGGTATTGGAGGGGATTTACGAGAATGATTTCCGTGGTTTTTCTTACGGTTACCGACCTTTGAAAAGCCAACATGATGCATTGGATGCTCTGACGGTGGGAATCAAACGTAATCCGGTGAACTGGGTGCTGGATCTGGATATTCGGAAATTCTTCGAACAGGTCGAACATGAGTGGCTGATCATGTTTTTAGAGCATCGGGTGAGGGACAAGCGCATTATCCGCTTGATAAGACAGTGGATACAAGTAGGGCACTACGACGGGGATGGTCGTCGTGTTCGAAGCGTAAGAGGGATGCCACAGGGATCGGTGATATCGCCGCTATTATCAAATATTTATTTGCACTACGTGTTTGACCTTTGGGTTGACCAATGGCGAAAGCGGGAAGCCTCTGGACGAATGATTGTGGTTCGCTTTGCGGATGACAGTGTGCTGGGCTTTCAGCGTGAGCATGATGCAAAGGTCTTCCTGAGTGAGCTTGGTAAAAGACTTGGGCAGTTTGGTTTGTCCTTGCATGAGGATAAAACCCGATTGATACGCTTTGGTCGCTTTGCCAAAGTTGACTTGAAGAAAAGGGAGCAGGGAAAGCCGGAGACGTTTACGTTTCTTGGATTTACTCATATCTGCGGTATTAGTCGAAGCAGTGGAAACTTCAACATTGTCAGACGAACCAGCAAAGAGCGAATGCGAGCGACATTGAGCAAGATCAAAGACTATCTCCTGAAACACAGGCATGACCCCGTGCCGGAGCAGTTGAAGTGGTTGAGACGTGTACTGCAAGGTCACATGAACTACTTTTCGGTGCCTGGCAATGGACTGAGAATCAATGCCTTCAGGACAGCAGTGCAAAAGATTTGGTACAAAGCCTTGAAGCGGCGCAGCCAGAGAAGCAGACTGAACTGGAAGAAGTTTGGTGCCTTCATCAACACTGTGTTGCCCAAAGTAAAAGTTCTTCATCCATGGCCGGAGCAACGGTTTGACGTTAAATACTCGAGGTAG
- a CDS encoding IMP dehydrogenase: protein MRVEADIKLGFKDVLFRPKRSTLKSRSQVSLERTFRFVHTDQEWTGVPVIAANMDTVGTFAMALALAEHKMLTAVHKHYTVEEWQTFLDKAPEGIENHIMVSSGTSENDFDKMSEILSLNDKLRFICIDVANGYSEHFVQFVARVRQRHPNKVIIAGNVVTGEMVEEADPERCRHR, encoded by the coding sequence ATGCGTGTAGAAGCTGATATCAAGCTGGGTTTCAAAGACGTTTTGTTCCGCCCAAAGCGTTCCACCCTGAAAAGCCGTTCACAGGTAAGCCTGGAGCGCACCTTCCGATTTGTTCACACTGACCAGGAATGGACCGGCGTACCCGTCATTGCTGCCAACATGGACACCGTCGGCACTTTCGCCATGGCTCTCGCCCTGGCTGAACACAAAATGCTGACGGCGGTTCACAAGCATTACACCGTCGAAGAGTGGCAGACCTTCCTCGACAAAGCCCCTGAAGGCATTGAAAACCATATCATGGTCAGCAGCGGCACCTCCGAAAACGATTTCGACAAAATGTCTGAAATCCTGTCCCTGAACGACAAACTCCGCTTTATCTGTATCGATGTAGCCAACGGTTACTCAGAGCATTTTGTCCAGTTCGTTGCCCGTGTTCGCCAGCGTCACCCCAACAAGGTGATTATTGCCGGTAACGTGGTTACCGGAGAAATGGTGGAAGAAGCTGATCCTGAAAGGTGCCGACATCGTTAA
- a CDS encoding IMP dehydrogenase, which produces MPVTWLPEKWWKKLILKGADIVKVGIGPGSVCTTRVKTGVGYPQLSAVIECADAAHGVGGQVISDGGCTCAGDVSKAFGGGADFVMIGGMFAGHDESGGEMVEEDGRQFRLFYGMSSTTAMDQHAGGVANYRASEGKTVKVPYRGPILETVQDILGGVRSTCTYVGAAQLKELSKRTTFIRVQEQENRIFN; this is translated from the coding sequence TTGCCGGTAACGTGGTTACCGGAGAAATGGTGGAAGAAGCTGATCCTGAAAGGTGCCGACATCGTTAAAGTGGGTATCGGACCGGGCTCCGTCTGTACCACCCGCGTTAAAACCGGTGTCGGCTATCCACAGCTGTCCGCTGTTATTGAATGTGCCGATGCGGCCCATGGCGTTGGTGGTCAGGTGATTTCCGACGGTGGCTGCACCTGTGCCGGTGACGTGTCCAAGGCATTTGGTGGCGGCGCTGATTTTGTCATGATCGGCGGTATGTTTGCCGGTCACGATGAGTCCGGCGGCGAAATGGTAGAAGAAGATGGTCGGCAATTCCGCCTGTTCTACGGCATGAGTTCCACCACCGCCATGGATCAGCACGCTGGCGGCGTTGCCAACTACCGCGCCTCGGAAGGCAAAACCGTAAAAGTACCTTACCGTGGTCCGATCCTTGAAACCGTTCAGGACATCCTCGGAGGCGTACGCTCAACCTGCACCTACGTAGGTGCCGCTCAACTGAAAGAACTGTCCAAGCGAACCACGTTTATCCGGGTTCAGGAACAGGAAAACCGTATTTTTAACTAA